A window from Primulina huaijiensis isolate GDHJ02 chromosome 13, ASM1229523v2, whole genome shotgun sequence encodes these proteins:
- the LOC140991865 gene encoding uncharacterized protein has translation MLVSKVLRSLPERFNIKICAIDEANDTTLIALEDLISSLRTFEMNMDMQKKDKSKTIAFHVSNESYTDQLQLSQEVNESDLCEDSISYITKKFGDYLKRNRDKKKTEQSSRFPSLLAPERPQKSHVQNQYRPRNEGKSQPNPKKYDSVQCRECSGFGHYANECANRTRKNRGYNVNPFGVATPGGNTCSKSVCLKSTTSGNSSTYDDLEVDDEEIILESVQKLYEKLYYDWIKRNKLNLTLMKEKIELKAVVVKLEVILSKKDLELGKTNDELQKRRDDKKGLGFKESVFEIGESSKSTVFVKGKDDYSKQPQSTPSNKSPPPKRQHAAPISKQRKHSGSSRYMTGSREHHIDYVEQKGGRVTYGRGTKGKIVGKRTLNVEVLPKLHNVLHVEGLNSNLIRISHTFVAIVKRKKNLKTLHSHLFEP, from the exons ATGTTAGTAAGCAAAGTTCTCAGATCACTACCTGAACGTTTCAACATCAAAATCTGTGCAATTGATGAAGCAAATGATACAACTCTAATTGCACTGGAGGATTTGATAAGTTCCCTCCGCACCTTCGAGATGAacatggatatgcagaagaaGGACAAAAGTAAAACGATCGCCTTCCATGTATCTAATGAATCCTACACAGATCAACTTCAATTGTCACAAGAAGTAAATGAGTCGGATCTTTGTGAAGACTCTATCTCATATATCACGAAGAAGTTTGGAGACTATTTGAAAAGGAACAGAGACAAAAAGAAGACTGAACAATCATCAAGGTTTCCAAGTCTACTAGCACCCGAAAGGCCACAGAAGTCTCATGTTCAAAACCAGTATCGACCAAGAAATGAAGGAAAGAGCCAACCTAATCCAAAGAAGTATGATTCGGTGCAATGCAGAGAATGCAGTGGATTTGGACATTATGCCAATGAATGTGCAAATAGAACTCGCAAGAATAGAGGGTACAAT GTGAATCCCTTCGGAGTTGCCACACCCGGGGGCAACACGTGCTCAAAATCAGTATGTCTAAAATCTACAACTTCTGGAAACTCAAGTACATATGATGATTTGGAAGTTGATGATGAAGAAATCATTCTTGAAAGTGTCCAGAAACTTTATGAAAAGTTGTATTATGATTGGATTAAAAGAAACAAGCTTAACTTAACTCTCATGAAGGAGAAAATCGAACTAAAAGCTGTGGTTGTCAAACTTGAAGTAATCTTGAGCAAAAAGGACTTGGAACTAGGCAAGACCAATGATGAACTTCAGAAG AGAAGAGATGACAAGAAGGGTTTAGGTTTCAAagagagtgtgtttgaaattgGTGAATCATCTAAATCAACTGTATTTGTGAAAGGAAAAGATGATTATTCCAAACAGCCTCAATCCACTCCTTCGAACAAAAGTCCTCCACCAAAGAGACAACATGCTGCACCTATTTCGAAGCAAAGAAAACACAG tggaagctcacgcTATATGACAGGATCACGAGAACATCACATTGATTATGTTGAACAAAAAGGTGGTAGAGTAACTTATGGAAGGGGAACTAAAGGAAAGATTGTTGGAAAGAGAACATTGAATGTCGAAGTACTACCAAAGCTCCATAATGTGCTTCatgttgaaggattaaattcaaatttgataaggATAAGCCATACGTTTGTGGCGATTGTCAAAAGA AAAAAGAATTTGAAAACTCTTCATTCTCATCTTTTTGAACCATGA